The Paenibacillus sp. FSL R7-0345 DNA segment TTATAATTAAAAATCTGCGCCAGCATCCCCAGCTTCAGGTTCTCATTATAGCGGCGCTGGATCAGATCCGTAATCCGCTTGATTTCATCGCCCCGTCCGCCGCTGTTCAGCTGCCCTGCCAGCTTCTCCAGATAGTCCGCGACCATCCGGTGAATATCGCTCAGATAAAAGCTGTTATACACTTCGCCGGCCGGTGAGGTATTCCCGCTGATCAGCGCGCGCACCTCCGGATTCGCCGCCTCCAGCCGGGCAATGGTGCTGCTGATCACCCGGATCAGATTATCCTTAATGTAGACCTCATCATGCCTGGCTTCAACCAGCTTGCCGATCATCTGCTTCACCAGTGATGATAGGATTTCTGTACTGCCTGTCTCAACCGCCAGCAGCAGTTCCATCTCCACATCACGTTCAGTGTCGTCCAGCTCCCCCGGTTCAGACGCAGGCTGATCCGCCGCCGCAGCCCAATGCTCCATGAAGCCGCAGGCCAGAATCTCCCTGCGTCCGAAAAAAGCCTGGTCCAGCACCTCCCTGGCTGCTGTGTACGAAGCCGCAATCTGCTCCGGACCTGCAGCAGCGCCTCCGGTTGCGGCATAGAAGTCCAGCCCCTCTCTGGAGATAACCCGGTTCAGCTCCTGCCACAGTGCTGTGCGGGCAGTATCACTCTGAAGCGGCTCCTTCAGCAGCAGGCCGGCATAGGGCGGCAGGCTGAAAAACTCCGCCTCCTCAGGCTGCCAGTGCCGCTCCAGTTCACTGCGGACCCGTTCCTCTTTCTCTTCCCCGCCCTTTGCAGGCTTCAGCAGCTTGAGCAGTACAACTTCGCTGCTGCCCTGAAGCTTAAGCTTGCCAGCCGCATCCAAGGGACTGATGTCCCCGGGTCCGGGCTGGAGCAGGCCGCGCAGCCAGGCCTCATGGCTGTTCTCCTCCACCACATTTTGCAGGACGCTCAGCATCTCCTCCTGGCCGATTGTCACACGCATTTCCCGCAGATAGGAGATCAGCTCATCTTCATCTACCGGCTTCAGCAGGTACCCGTCAATGCGGTTTGAAATGGCCCGCTTGGCATATTCAAAGTCGGCATAGCCGCTGAGAATCAGCACATGACATTTCGCGTTCTGCCTGCGCAGCTCTGCGATCAGCTCCAGACCGTCCATTCCCGGCATCCGGATATCGGCGACAACCAGCTTGGGAGCAAACGTGTTATACTTCTCAATCGCTTCGAAT contains these protein-coding regions:
- a CDS encoding response regulator transcription factor, which gives rise to MIKVLIVDDEPKLREGLRSLIPWEDEGYTVVATAANGFEAIEKYNTFAPKLVVADIRMPGMDGLELIAELRRQNAKCHVLILSGYADFEYAKRAISNRIDGYLLKPVDEDELISYLREMRVTIGQEEMLSVLQNVVEENSHEAWLRGLLQPGPGDISPLDAAGKLKLQGSSEVVLLKLLKPAKGGEEKEERVRSELERHWQPEEAEFFSLPPYAGLLLKEPLQSDTARTALWQELNRVISREGLDFYAATGGAAAGPEQIAASYTAAREVLDQAFFGRREILACGFMEHWAAAADQPASEPGELDDTERDVEMELLLAVETGSTEILSSLVKQMIGKLVEARHDEVYIKDNLIRVISSTIARLEAANPEVRALISGNTSPAGEVYNSFYLSDIHRMVADYLEKLAGQLNSGGRGDEIKRITDLIQRRYNENLKLGMLAQIFNYNSAYLGKMFKNQIGEHFNTYLDKVRIEKAKQFLAQGMKVYEVAERVGYMNADYFNAKFRKYVGVSPSAFRKEQ